A stretch of DNA from Verrucomicrobiales bacterium:
ATTGTTTATCCCTCGAGAGTCGCTGAACGACTTCCGTTTCGTTGGGCATCGCCATTTCGACCGGGTTAAGCACGGGGCCTTTGGCCTGATCCTCCAACGTTGCCGCGCGGCCATCCCAGAACTGGGCGACATGGAATCCGGCGTTAAGCACCGTCGGCGCGTTGCGTCCGCCCCGCTTCCCAAAAGCGCCCGGTGAAAAAGCCTCGTTGTCGACCCCTCCGAGCCCAGCATCCACGCGATGACAGGAGTTACACGACTGACTCTCATTCACCGACAACCGCTTCTCATGGAAGAGCGTTCGTCCAAGGGCGATCCGCTCCCGAGAGTCCTTCTCTGCCCCCGGAACTTTGGCGGGCAGCGGGGCGATCACCGCCAGGGCGGCTTTCCGAAGTTCTGCCGGAGCTTTTGGGGCTTCTGCATATCCGTTCACCACAAGAAGCATCAACGAGCAAGAAAGAGTCAATCGTTTCATAGGTGTCATGAGGTTTAGCTTTCAACCAGTCGACGACATAACCTCCAGCAAACTTCGAGAGAAACCTCAGCATATCTTGCCATACAAAAAGCAAAACCCTCCTCCGGTTTCCCGGAGGAGGGTTTGTTGATAACTCGATCTTAAATCGAGATTAGAACTTGTAGATCACGTTCGCAGCGACCATGAGGGCGTTGCGGCGATCAGCTGCACCAGAAGCGTCTTCGCCGAAAGCGAGCGCGCCACCGTCAGCATCGTGGTCCCAGCGGACTTCGAGGCGGCTGATGACATTGGCCCAGAGGTCATACTGGACCGTGCCGGTCAGAGCCAGAACGCGGGAGGAGTTGGCGGAGAACACGCCAGCGGATTGCTCGAAATGCTCACCACGGACCAAGAAGGTCAACTTCTCAGTGGCCTTGATGGAAGCATACAGGGAGACCGCATCAGCGTGAGCCGAGGTGGTCGCGGTGCCGCTGCCGTTTTCGGTCCCGACGTAGTCATACGCCACACCGAACTTCACGCCCGTCCAGGGAGTGTTGATGGTCGCGCCGACATAGTAGTTCTGGATCGCAGGCTGGCCAGCGGTGCTCGCAGAATTGTCAGCACCGTTGATCACGCCCGCATACAGCATGGAACCAGCGAGGAAGCCGAAGCTATCCGGAGCCTTGATGGACAGAGAGCCCATATAGGTCTTGTAGCTCTCAGCGCGGTTCGGGTTCGAACGGCTGTTGATGCCAGGGCTGCGGGTATTCGCAACACCAGCGCTCACGCCGATCAGTTCGCTGACCTGGTAAGAGGCGAGCAGACCGGTATGGCTGGTCGGTTCGACACCGTAGCCATAGCTGTGGGTGTAGTGGGGGTTGTTGACGCGCTCAAAGGTTTCATAACCGATGATGGTGTCAAAGGCACCCATCTTGAAGTCGATGCCATTGCCAACCGGGGCGCGCAGGCTGACGTACGCCTGCTTGATGCCGACCGTACCAGCGCTCTGCGAGGACACGTTGCCACCCGCACCGCCGTTGGCGGTAGGATCCCACGAGGTTCCGTTGCTGAACGCGCTGCCGAATCCGGCCAGATCGTCACCGAAACCAAGGTCGACCCGATAACCAGCCGCCCAGTTGTCCTGAGCGTCCAGCGGCTTCTGAATCGTCAACTGAACATAGTTCAGGTTGAAGCCATCAGCCTTGCCAGCTCCGTTGAACGGAATCGCGGGGTTGTTGGCATTGCCAGTCCCGAGGTTCCACTGAGCCGATGTGTCGACGAACCCACTGATCGTAGTGGAAGACAGGGAAGTCAGGATGTGCTGACTCGCCTCTTCCGCCTGCATAACTCCAGGGAGGCTGACCAAACCGACGGCCGCCAAACCCAAAGTCCATTGATTCACTTTCATTCTCTGTTCCTCCGCGAATGTTTGTTTGCTTATCTTATCGCTGCTTGATTTCGACGGACAAAAACAGTTTGTCCATCCCACCAAAACGGTGCATTTGCGCGGTTACATAGGGTAAAAGTTCGGCACAACGCAATAAGTTTTTTCATCGCACGTGGAATAGAGGGGAAAATTTTGCCGCATGATTTTATCTATTAGCAGGGTTAAAGGCCTGCGCTCGGCTCCCTTTTTGGTCGGCCTTCGTGGGTAGGGAAATGTTCAGCGACTCAACGCTGCGAGAAGAAAACAACCGCCAGGATGAGACCGAGGATTCCTAGAACGAGGAAGAAAACTTTCACCCAACTCTTCGGGTATTCACCCGCAGTTTCACCTGTATAACCGTTCACGATCACCTGGAAGGATCGACTGCCATAAGTGTACGTGAGGAGCCAGATCGGCAGGAGCACATGCTTGAATGTTTGCGCGCTATAGTTTGCCTGCACCTGCAAGTTGCGGTGCGTGTCTCCGGGCACTTGAGCCGAGCAAAGATTCCTGACCTCAGAGTCCATCTGCTCCCGGGACCGCTCGGCCGCCGCACGGAGATCCACTTGATATTGCTCGACCACCCAGCCAGCCAGAAACCCCGCTTCATAGGGTACTAGCTCTTGAGTTGGAAATTGATCCACTTCGTCCAGCAGCTTGGGATGAACACCCCGACTGCCGGGAACCAGGGAGTCATCGAAGAAATGTTCCAAATGCCCAGCGCTGGACTGCCATCGCACCCGCTGGACCCGCCGCGTCAAGGTCTTCCCGCTGGCATCCCGATACTGTTCGGTCTCGTAGTAGTAGTAACCTGATTCAGCGGTCCAGGCGGCAGAGACGCGGGCATCAAACGTCCAGTAGGGGATATACACGCCGTGAAGGGTGTCGGTGAGCGCCCGGGATTTAAGCTTGTTCGGAGCGAGCCATCGATGGCCATACCAAACGCGAATGTTCTCCCGCACAGCGGATTCGGCGATCTTGAATGGAAGCAGGCTCTCCGGGCTGATGGGCGCCCGGGTTTGCTCGTAGGCCAAG
This window harbors:
- a CDS encoding outer membrane beta-barrel protein, whose translation is MKVNQWTLGLAAVGLVSLPGVMQAEEASQHILTSLSSTTISGFVDTSAQWNLGTGNANNPAIPFNGAGKADGFNLNYVQLTIQKPLDAQDNWAAGYRVDLGFGDDLAGFGSAFSNGTSWDPTANGGAGGNVSSQSAGTVGIKQAYVSLRAPVGNGIDFKMGAFDTIIGYETFERVNNPHYTHSYGYGVEPTSHTGLLASYQVSELIGVSAGVANTRSPGINSRSNPNRAESYKTYMGSLSIKAPDSFGFLAGSMLYAGVINGADNSASTAGQPAIQNYYVGATINTPWTGVKFGVAYDYVGTENGSGTATTSAHADAVSLYASIKATEKLTFLVRGEHFEQSAGVFSANSSRVLALTGTVQYDLWANVISRLEVRWDHDADGGALAFGEDASGAADRRNALMVAANVIYKF
- a CDS encoding zinc ribbon domain-containing protein, encoding MQEAVARNKFHCPSCGADAHWNPGKQALVCGYCGTVVPGQPDPTTGEIHEHDLVAALRQVPDDARGWKAERTSVKCQSCQAISVFDPKRVAQRCDFCGSAQLLAYEQTRAPISPESLLPFKIAESAVRENIRVWYGHRWLAPNKLKSRALTDTLHGVYIPYWTFDARVSAAWTAESGYYYYETEQYRDASGKTLTRRVQRVRWQSSAGHLEHFFDDSLVPGSRGVHPKLLDEVDQFPTQELVPYEAGFLAGWVVEQYQVDLRAAAERSREQMDSEVRNLCSAQVPGDTHRNLQVQANYSAQTFKHVLLPIWLLTYTYGSRSFQVIVNGYTGETAGEYPKSWVKVFFLVLGILGLILAVVFFSQR